Proteins found in one Thermoleophilaceae bacterium genomic segment:
- a CDS encoding SprT family zinc-dependent metalloprotease, whose product MVVDASGVEVVVPRRMALRHVEPFVQEKSRWIERTLRRFREAEEALPAPELEHGGSVPYLGRDLLLRVSVEPGRVRDHVARRGDVLHVKVGRRGPDAVRAALERWYRRRARVEVAARLDAAVRRAGTRYTRLTIRSQRTRWASCSSNGAMSFNWRLLLAPEPILEYVVEHEVAHLEVLDHSPRFWRLLAQRRPGYREEERWLRRNGQALRL is encoded by the coding sequence ATCGTCGTTGACGCCTCCGGGGTGGAGGTGGTGGTGCCGCGGCGCATGGCGCTCCGGCACGTGGAGCCGTTCGTGCAGGAGAAGTCGCGCTGGATCGAGCGCACCCTGCGCCGCTTCCGCGAGGCGGAGGAGGCGCTGCCGGCGCCCGAGCTCGAGCACGGCGGCAGCGTCCCCTACCTCGGTCGCGACCTCCTCCTGCGGGTGTCGGTGGAGCCCGGCCGCGTTCGGGACCACGTGGCGCGCCGCGGGGACGTTCTGCACGTGAAGGTCGGCCGCCGGGGCCCGGACGCGGTGCGCGCGGCGCTCGAGCGCTGGTACCGAAGGCGCGCCCGCGTGGAGGTGGCAGCCCGGCTCGACGCCGCCGTGCGCCGCGCCGGCACCCGCTACACGCGGCTCACGATCCGCTCGCAGCGGACGCGCTGGGCGAGCTGCTCGTCCAACGGCGCGATGAGCTTCAACTGGCGCCTGCTGCTCGCCCCCGAGCCGATCCTCGAGTACGTGGTCGAGCACGAGGTGGCGCACCTCGAGGTGCTCGACCATTCGCCGCGCTTCTGGCGCCTGCTCGCGCAGCGGCGGCCGGGCTACCGCGAGGAGGAGCGCTGGCTGCGCCGCAACGGCCAGGCGCTGAGGCTCTGA